The DNA sequence AGGAGCCGGAGCAGGTGAGGAGCAAGGAGTTCAGGACGGTATCGATGTTTACTTTTCTACTTTTGCAAAGTCAATGGCTAATATTGGAGCTTTTTTAGCTGCAGATAAAGATATTATCGATTATTTAAAATACAATTTGCGTTCTCAAATGTTCGCTAAGGCGTTACCAATGATTCAAACTATTGGATCTTTGAAACGTTTGGAATTGTTGCGTAACCACCCGGAATTGAAAGATAAACTTTGGGAAAACGTAAATGCATTACAAAACGGATTACGTTCAAAAAATTTCAATATTGGAGATACTAATACTTGTGTAACACCGGTTTATTTAGAAGGAAGTGTTCCTGAAGCAATGGTTATGGTGAATGATTTAAGAGAAAACTACGGTATTTTCTTGTCTATTGTAATCTATCCGGTAATTCCAAAAGGGATTATTTTATTGAGAATGATTCCAACAACTTCACATACTTTAGCTGATATTGATGAAACGTTAGTTGCTTTTGAAGCAATTCGTGAGAAATTAGAAAACGGTACCTACAAAGAAATAGCAAGTAAAACAAAGGTTGATTTAGATGCTTAATTGCTGAAAATGATAGATTCCTCCAATAGTGGGAATTATGTAAAAAAATCCATTCTGCATAAGAATGGATTTTTTTTATTTCAGCTAAATTTATAATAGTAAAACATAAAAATTATTATTATGAAAAAAATACTCGCACTAACGATAGTCACTTTGGCTGTTTTAACATCCTGTAAAAAAGCACCTGAACCGGTAGAGATTGCGCCAAATCCGCCAAAAGAGGCAGAGATTGTAGAGCCTTCCGGAGATCAATGTTATGCTTCTATTGCTAATAATAGTATTGTGCAACTTAGTTTTAATGTAAATTCACATCAGGAAGTTAACGGGAAATTGAGTTATGCTTTATCGGGAAAGGATAAGAATGACGGAACGATTATCGGAAATATGAAGGGAGATACGCTGATTGCAGATTATACCTTTATGTCGGAAGGACTTTCGTCTGTCAGAGAAGTTGTTTTTCTTCAAAAAGACGGTGCATTTATTGAAGGATATGGAGATATTGTCGAGGTAAATGATAAAGCAACCTTTAAGGATAAAACAAAACTGAAGTTTGATCAGAAAAATGCGTTGACGAAGGTCGATTGTAAGGTCGAATAAAATAATAAAATCAAACCCGACAGGTTTCAAACCTGTCGGGTTTAGTTTATTTTAAAGATCCTTTTTATACGTTTTTCTTCGACAGTGTACTTTTGGATCGAAATTTTTCCAAAGTAAATGAATGGCCGTATTTTCGGCTAATTCCGGAGTTCTAATGCAGTTTACGATTCCTTTTTCAGAAAAAGTTTTAAAATACTCATCAAAGATAATCGCTGTAACTCCTTTGTTTTGATAGTCGGGATGTACGCCTATTAAATAGAAAACAACATCTTTACTGTGTTTTCTGGCTTTTAATAGATGGTAAAAACCAAATGGGAAAAGTTTTCCTTTTGCTTTTTGTAAAGCTTCAGAAAAACTAGGCATTACAATACTAAAAGCTACTAATTTATCGTCCTTGTCCACAACAAATTTGATGTATTCCGGATTGATAAAACTGATGTATTTCTTTTTGAAATATTCTTTCTGCACATCAGAAATGGCAACAAATGAAGCCAGGTTTGCATAAGAATCATTAAACAAATCAAACATTTTATCCACATGTGGCATAATGTCTTTTGTTTTGGTAAAAGTAAGCGATCTTAAACCGTATCTTTTTTTGATTAATTCCTGTGCTTTCAGGAAAAATTCAGGTTTTACGTTAGAAAATGGGAAGATGCTTTCGAGATATTCTTTCTCGACCTGAAAACCTAATTGTTCAAAATGGGTTACATAATAAGGATTGTTGTACCAGGTAATCATAGTCCCCATCTGATCGTATCCTTCTGTAAGTACTCCAACTTTGTCCAAATTAGAGAAGCCCATTGGACCTTCAACATGTTCCAGATTGTTTTGTTTTCCTAATTCGTATACTTTTTCTAATAAGGCTTTGGTCACTTCAATATCATCAATAACATCAAACCAGCCAAAACGAACTTTCTTTTTGTGCTGATTGTTTACTTCCGACCAGTTGATAATGGCCGTTATTCTACCAACAATTTCATCATTTTTGTAAGCCAGATAAAAATAAGCTTCGGCGTTCTCAAAAGCAGGGTTTTTGGTTTTATCAAAAGACTCCAGTTCGTCAGCAATTATAGGCGGAACCCAATACGGGTTGTCTTTGTATAATGAAAACGGGAATTTGATATAATCTGTTAATTCTTTTTTGCTTTTGGCTTCTTTAATTGTAATCATTAAGATCGTATTGTGAAATATCTCTTTGTTTTGAGATTTAGGTTATTAAATTTTTATTCGTATTTAGATTTACGTTTTCTCTCTTGTGCCTGATAATCTGTTTCTTTCTTAGATTTAGCATCTTTAGGATTGTTTTTGTCTTTTCGGGACTGTCTCTTGGATTCTATTTGTTTCTCTTTGTATTTTCCATCATAACGCCATGAAACTCCAACTCCTCCGTACAATATAGACGGTGTGTTTTTAAAATTGGTGCTTACAGAAGCATCAACCTGTAAGTTTGGGTTAATCAGATAGGCTGCTCCACCGCGCACGATGGCATCGCTGTAAAAATCACTTTTATAACCCTGATTTTCAACAAAACCAGACCATTTGTTGTTGAAACCGTGCGTTAAAGTTAATACATAACCATAACTTGGGTAATCTGTTGTGATATAATCGGCAATAATATTAGTTACAAATACCCATTTCCCGCCACCAAACTGATTTTGTGTAATCAATACTACTTTTGGCGAAATACTGGACTTCGGAGAAAAAGAGTACGGATTGTCTGCGCCAACAAAATTGGCTCCCGCAAAAAGTGATACAGCAGGTATTAACTGATGCCAGTCAAAACTATGATTGGCTTTGTAACTGTATATGTTTTTGGTTTTTTCGTAGTTTTTAAAAGGATCGTAAATTAAATATTTCGCTCCCAAAACGGTTTGTCTGAAATTATTTCTCTTAGAATTGTTGTAGGGTGTATTAAAAGCTTCCATTTGATATTGCAAATCAAGTACAAATTCAAGTTTTTCTAAAAATGCACCATAACGGAATGTTAAATCGGTACCAAAACCATTCGCATCATAATTTAATAAATCATGTTTTTCCTTTATTCCATAGATGCCAATTTCGGCCTGAATAACAGTTTTTCCAACAGCAAAGGCAGACATTGTCTCCCCCGGACGGTTAGAATTAATGATATCAGTGTATTGTGCGAAAAAGAATTGTGGTGTAAAAAAGAGAGTAGCAATAAATAAGTTTTTAACTTTTAACATAAACGTAATTTTTGATTAAAAAGTAATAACGCATTTCAAATGTACATATTTTATTATTTATTTAAGATTGATATTTTAATTTTAAACAACAGATTTCTTAATTTTGAAAAAAAAATATACAATTATGCAAGAAGCATCTTTTTCAGGTTTAATAAAAGCTATTTTTTACATCTTGGCTTTTTATTATATTTTTAAATTTTTAGCTAGAATCTTTTTGCCTGTGTTGGTTAAAAAGGCTGTAGAAAAAGCAGGAGAGAATTTTCAGAGACAACAACAATATAGCCAAGGTAACTCATGGCAAAATACGCAACGCAA is a window from the Flavobacterium cupriresistens genome containing:
- a CDS encoding GTP cyclohydrolase, with product MITIKEAKSKKELTDYIKFPFSLYKDNPYWVPPIIADELESFDKTKNPAFENAEAYFYLAYKNDEIVGRITAIINWSEVNNQHKKKVRFGWFDVIDDIEVTKALLEKVYELGKQNNLEHVEGPMGFSNLDKVGVLTEGYDQMGTMITWYNNPYYVTHFEQLGFQVEKEYLESIFPFSNVKPEFFLKAQELIKKRYGLRSLTFTKTKDIMPHVDKMFDLFNDSYANLASFVAISDVQKEYFKKKYISFINPEYIKFVVDKDDKLVAFSIVMPSFSEALQKAKGKLFPFGFYHLLKARKHSKDVVFYLIGVHPDYQNKGVTAIIFDEYFKTFSEKGIVNCIRTPELAENTAIHLLWKNFDPKVHCRRKTYKKDL
- a CDS encoding transporter, whose product is MLKVKNLFIATLFFTPQFFFAQYTDIINSNRPGETMSAFAVGKTVIQAEIGIYGIKEKHDLLNYDANGFGTDLTFRYGAFLEKLEFVLDLQYQMEAFNTPYNNSKRNNFRQTVLGAKYLIYDPFKNYEKTKNIYSYKANHSFDWHQLIPAVSLFAGANFVGADNPYSFSPKSSISPKVVLITQNQFGGGKWVFVTNIIADYITTDYPSYGYVLTLTHGFNNKWSGFVENQGYKSDFYSDAIVRGGAAYLINPNLQVDASVSTNFKNTPSILYGGVGVSWRYDGKYKEKQIESKRQSRKDKNNPKDAKSKKETDYQAQERKRKSKYE
- a CDS encoding DUF4834 family protein, whose product is MQEASFSGLIKAIFYILAFYYIFKFLARIFLPVLVKKAVEKAGENFQRQQQYSQGNSWQNTQRNKDEIIIDTANAKNPRETKKVGDYVDYEEID